The Hymenobacter sp. DG01 genome has a segment encoding these proteins:
- a CDS encoding tetratricopeptide repeat protein: MSHENDSYTGKHIGSVGIVLLVLVGVSLFRVLDGSRPAPVPSAANAIHQLRSENYQYAIREFDMLLKVCPDSVRWLRLRGFAYDKLGMYESGIEDFTAVLHYQPQDVATLNNRGYAFYQIGQLKQAVADYNRAIELNDTFVPAHSNRALVLVARQQYAKALQDIDFALTHGDTMNSTLFNIQGYCLTQRNLPNEAIEAFNRAIMLDSGYTDALQNRAAAYRLKTKALVE; encoded by the coding sequence ATGAGCCACGAAAACGACAGTTATACTGGAAAGCATATAGGTAGTGTAGGAATAGTTCTACTAGTGCTGGTTGGTGTAAGCCTATTCAGGGTGTTAGACGGCTCACGTCCTGCACCTGTGCCGTCAGCCGCCAACGCAATTCATCAGTTGCGCTCCGAAAACTATCAGTATGCCATCAGGGAATTTGATATGCTATTAAAAGTCTGCCCTGATAGTGTTCGATGGCTTAGGCTCAGGGGCTTTGCTTACGACAAGTTAGGGATGTATGAGTCAGGTATAGAAGACTTCACTGCTGTCCTCCATTACCAACCACAGGATGTAGCAACACTCAATAACCGGGGCTATGCCTTCTATCAAATCGGACAGTTAAAACAAGCTGTTGCTGATTATAACAGAGCAATAGAACTGAACGATACTTTCGTACCCGCCCATAGCAATCGGGCACTTGTATTAGTTGCCCGGCAGCAGTATGCGAAGGCACTCCAAGACATCGACTTTGCTCTTACACATGGCGACACCATGAACTCAACCCTGTTCAACATACAGGGCTATTGCCTAACGCAACGCAACCTACCGAATGAGGCTATTGAAGCGTTCAACAGAGCCATCATGTTAGATTCTGGGTACACAGACGCCTTACAAAACCGGGCAGCAGCCTACAGGTTGAAGACAAAAGCTCTAGTGGAGTAG
- a CDS encoding tyrosine-type recombinase/integrase: MSKLSFVLRKNKAGMAGISVKHTHQQHLDPVPFVQATGVAVEPQYFNLATGKVFGVSNAPELNAKIQARLTSIETAIRNLVERGVEPFKKNLEKELKWIAETNTVEQVGQEVSDEITDTSLSALQSLLSKAEKRVETIKRQIEQKEIELGIYTGKLFVAHIDEFIAKSSSTLKPNSIKNYKGLKQAVEEFNPSLNITDVSIKTLEQFRDFLLTEKKLRTKSKSGEYEKGLRNSSTREFIQKFKIVYYAFSDKFNYDVTKIKKWKHNVKKLQNDNVVYLTPDELDAVVAAECITDRERLHRDFYVFMSQTGLRFVDARLVTAGHVKDGALRIIQQKTTKKVTIPLTQLAISILERYNYNFGDVKYTAQVRYYMNQLLKRNNLLSYPMSRTHYKQNVGSEEVKIKRELISAHTARKTFINISLIKGVKITSIKNIVGHSELKMIMDVYGDGTVDNAEMAKAFEMPKSTGEVASKIKVVA; this comes from the coding sequence ATGTCTAAACTATCGTTTGTCCTGCGTAAGAATAAAGCAGGCATGGCTGGTATTAGCGTAAAGCATACGCACCAACAGCACCTCGACCCAGTGCCCTTCGTTCAAGCAACTGGCGTAGCAGTTGAACCGCAGTATTTTAACCTTGCAACTGGCAAGGTTTTCGGGGTTAGCAACGCACCGGAATTAAATGCCAAGATTCAGGCTCGTCTCACCTCTATCGAGACTGCCATTCGTAACCTAGTAGAGCGGGGTGTGGAACCGTTCAAAAAGAACTTAGAGAAGGAGCTAAAGTGGATAGCGGAGACCAACACTGTAGAGCAGGTAGGACAGGAAGTCTCTGATGAGATAACGGACACCAGCCTGTCTGCTCTACAGTCGCTGCTCAGCAAAGCCGAGAAGCGGGTAGAAACCATTAAGCGTCAGATTGAGCAGAAGGAAATAGAACTTGGCATATACACGGGCAAACTCTTCGTTGCTCATATTGACGAGTTTATTGCCAAATCAAGTTCAACACTAAAGCCAAATTCGATTAAAAACTACAAGGGCTTGAAGCAAGCCGTAGAAGAATTCAACCCTTCTCTTAACATTACAGATGTCTCCATCAAAACGTTAGAGCAATTTCGAGACTTTCTGCTAACTGAAAAGAAGCTTCGCACTAAAAGCAAGTCCGGTGAGTACGAGAAAGGTTTACGCAATAGCTCTACAAGAGAATTTATTCAAAAATTCAAGATAGTTTACTATGCCTTTAGTGATAAATTTAACTATGATGTTACTAAAATAAAGAAGTGGAAGCATAACGTTAAAAAACTTCAAAACGACAATGTTGTTTATCTCACTCCCGATGAATTAGATGCTGTTGTCGCTGCTGAGTGCATTACGGACAGGGAGCGACTGCATAGAGACTTCTATGTATTCATGTCTCAAACTGGTTTGCGCTTCGTTGATGCTCGATTAGTTACCGCTGGGCATGTAAAAGATGGAGCATTGCGTATCATTCAACAAAAGACTACCAAAAAGGTCACTATTCCCCTCACTCAATTGGCAATCAGTATTTTAGAGCGATATAACTATAATTTTGGTGATGTAAAGTATACTGCCCAAGTAAGATACTACATGAATCAACTACTCAAGCGTAACAATCTACTCTCCTACCCTATGTCACGCACTCACTATAAACAAAATGTAGGCAGTGAAGAAGTTAAGATAAAGAGAGAGTTGATATCCGCTCACACTGCCAGAAAAACATTCATTAACATCAGTTTAATCAAAGGGGTGAAGATTACTAGCATCAAGAATATTGTTGGACATAGTGAGCTAAAGATGATAATGGATGTCTATGGGGACGGAACCGTAGACAATGCAGAAATGGCAAAAGCTTTCGAGATGCCTAAGTCCACTGGTGAAGTCGCAAGCAAAATAAAAGTTGTAGCGTGA
- a CDS encoding DUF4112 domain-containing protein, whose product MAIPTPFDQDERLRWVERISRLLDSQFQVPGTTWRFGLDPLMGLIPVVGGLPSLALSGVLILTILRHGASGSLVIRMVLNVVLDAVIGAIPVVGNLFDFAYKANNRNVELLRRHYAEGKYQGSGKGLIVLITCVLLMIFGLIFWGLWALGTTLFHYFQQHDLIHV is encoded by the coding sequence ATGGCCATCCCTACCCCCTTTGATCAAGATGAGCGTCTGCGTTGGGTGGAGCGTATTTCCCGCCTGCTCGACAGCCAGTTTCAGGTACCGGGTACCACTTGGCGCTTCGGCCTCGATCCGCTCATGGGCCTGATTCCGGTGGTAGGGGGGCTACCCTCCCTGGCCCTCTCCGGGGTCCTGATTCTGACCATTTTGCGCCACGGCGCCAGCGGCAGCCTGGTCATCCGGATGGTGCTGAACGTGGTGCTGGATGCAGTCATCGGAGCTATTCCGGTGGTAGGCAACCTTTTCGATTTCGCCTATAAAGCCAACAACCGCAACGTGGAGCTGCTGCGCCGCCACTACGCCGAGGGCAAGTATCAGGGCAGCGGCAAGGGGCTGATTGTGCTGATTACCTGTGTCTTACTTATGATATTTGGGCTGATTTTTTGGGGTCTTTGGGCACTTGGCACCACTCTATTCCATTACTTCCAGCAGCACGATTTGATACACGTTTGA
- a CDS encoding response regulator transcription factor, whose product MIRIALADDHAIIRDGIRALLMGETDLQVAAEASNGRQLLELLAGNPVDVVLLDINMPEMDGHETIRQLQQHHPGVRVLVLSMLSHEEYVNRMLEAGALGYVLKNVSKAEILFAIRSVAAGRRFLCTELGVDLLHKLRGRGERQSAGEEKKSPALSRRETEVLKLIGEGFTTGEIAEKLFTSKRTIETHRQNIIEKTQVRNTAALIRYAVTQGLL is encoded by the coding sequence ATGATCCGCATAGCTCTGGCAGATGATCATGCCATTATCCGGGACGGAATCCGGGCCCTGTTGATGGGGGAAACCGACTTACAAGTTGCCGCTGAAGCGAGCAATGGCCGGCAACTGCTGGAGTTACTGGCCGGAAACCCCGTGGACGTAGTGCTGCTGGACATCAACATGCCCGAAATGGACGGGCACGAAACCATCCGGCAGCTGCAGCAGCACCATCCGGGCGTACGGGTGCTGGTACTGTCTATGCTGAGCCACGAAGAATACGTGAACCGAATGCTGGAAGCCGGGGCCCTGGGCTACGTGCTGAAAAACGTGAGCAAGGCCGAAATCCTGTTTGCTATCCGGTCGGTGGCGGCAGGGCGGCGGTTTTTGTGCACTGAGCTGGGCGTTGATCTGCTGCATAAGCTGCGCGGGCGGGGCGAGCGGCAAAGCGCCGGTGAGGAGAAAAAGTCGCCGGCCCTTTCGCGGCGCGAAACGGAGGTGCTTAAGCTCATCGGCGAAGGATTTACTACCGGTGAAATAGCCGAAAAGCTGTTCACCAGCAAGCGCACCATCGAAACCCACCGCCAGAACATCATCGAGAAAACCCAGGTGCGCAACACGGCTGCCCTGATCCGCTACGCCGTTACGCAGGGACTATTGTAG